The window AGATCTTGGCGGGCAGCGGCGTGGTATTCGATATCTCGAGCGTGACGAACCCTTCCCACTCGGGCTCGAACGGCGTGACGTTCACGATGATCCCGCAGCGCGCGTAGGTCGACTTCCCTACGCAGATAGTGAGCACGTCGCGCGGGATCTTGAAGTATTCGACCGAGCGCGCCAGCGCGAACGAGTTGGGCGGGATGATAGCCACGTCCGTCCGCTTGGTGACGAACGACTCCTCGCGGAAATCCTTCGGATCGACGATCGCGTTGTGCACGTTGGTAAAGATCTTGAACTCGTCGGAGACCCTGAGGTCGTATCCAT of the Acidobacteriota bacterium genome contains:
- the dcd gene encoding dCTP deaminase, which translates into the protein MSIKSDRWIRMMALEHDMINPFADRQNAAGMISYGLSSYGYDLRVSDEFKIFTNVHNAIVDPKDFREESFVTKRTDVAIIPPNSFALARSVEYFKIPRDVLTICVGKSTYARCGIIVNVTPFEPEWEGFVTLEISNTTPLPAKIYANEGLCQILFFQSDEPCEISYKDRKGKYQNQQGIVLPKLK